The Sulfurimonas lithotrophica genome includes a region encoding these proteins:
- a CDS encoding TolC family protein: MKSKLFLVFFFSIGLYAQNLSQILDALQNSKKTLSIKQQTYSNIAQSEQFITQDAPELGVNLTQADESTDSGMEYSLGISQNLSHPFSSLNKEKAVDSYTKALNQESKHKLHILRLDIASKYHLACISKEITQGAELLLKEQNGRFNQLESAYNLGEISKKDLLFNKLDLAKLQQTLIYYKRMYLSELSEINELIDNLDVGELSCNDLVQISRDIKLKNIDEHAQIKSITYKQNSAKSFYDVYNSSLKALTYELSYEKELEATRYSFGISFPLSFLSSQNQKQKAEFLHKNSALSAQKESLSSILEKTSNSLKTKVQTLYDEYILLNKEILPMSLELKNLSKTALYEGEGSIMEYLDSTRSYTENMLQMLQSKKNYYYELFELYKKADIDLGENL; this comes from the coding sequence ATGAAATCAAAACTTTTTTTAGTGTTTTTCTTTAGTATTGGTTTGTATGCACAAAATTTATCTCAAATTTTAGATGCACTGCAAAACTCTAAAAAAACACTCTCAATTAAGCAACAGACATATTCGAATATAGCTCAAAGTGAGCAGTTTATAACTCAAGATGCACCTGAACTTGGCGTTAATTTAACTCAGGCGGATGAAAGTACGGACAGCGGTATGGAGTATTCACTTGGAATATCCCAAAACCTTTCTCACCCATTTTCATCTTTAAACAAAGAAAAAGCTGTAGATTCTTACACAAAAGCATTAAATCAAGAATCAAAACATAAGCTTCATATATTAAGATTAGATATAGCCTCAAAGTATCATTTGGCTTGTATATCAAAAGAGATTACACAAGGGGCCGAACTTCTATTAAAAGAACAAAACGGAAGATTTAATCAGCTTGAATCAGCATATAATTTAGGCGAAATATCTAAAAAAGATCTTCTTTTTAATAAGTTAGATTTGGCAAAACTGCAACAAACACTTATATACTATAAGCGTATGTATTTATCGGAACTCTCTGAAATAAATGAATTAATAGATAATTTAGATGTAGGCGAACTTTCCTGTAATGATTTGGTTCAGATAAGCAGAGATATCAAACTTAAAAATATAGATGAACATGCACAGATAAAAAGTATAACTTACAAGCAAAATTCTGCTAAATCATTTTATGATGTATATAATTCATCTCTAAAAGCACTTACTTACGAACTCTCATACGAAAAAGAACTCGAAGCGACTCGTTACTCGTTTGGAATCAGTTTTCCACTATCTTTTTTAAGTTCTCAAAACCAAAAACAAAAAGCTGAATTCTTACATAAAAACTCGGCTTTATCTGCTCAAAAAGAATCGTTAAGTTCAATACTTGAAAAAACCTCAAACTCCCTTAAAACAAAAGTACAAACACTTTACGATGAGTATATTTTGTTAAATAAAGAAATACTTCCAATGAGTTTGGAGTTAAAAAATCTTTCAAAAACCGCACTTTATGAGGGTGAGGGCAGTATTATGGAGTATCTTGATTCTACCCGTTCTTATACGGAAAATATGTTGCAGATGCTTCAAAGCAAAAAAAATTACTACTATGAGCTTTTTGAGTTATATAAAAAAGCAGATATAGATTTAGGAGAAAATTTATGA